In Methylobacterium sp. WL1, the sequence GCGATCCTGGCTGATCTGGAGGCGCGGGCACCAAGCTGCGATACCCGGATCGCTGGCATCAACGTAGACTTGCGGGATAGGACACGTGAAGCGTTGGCTCTAATCGACTTGCTCATTCAACGAGGTCAGGCCTGCAGGACGACAACAGAGCGAGGTCTGCCGCCGGGTTAGCGCCATTCCCGTTTGCCGCGGGGCATCAGGATGGCTGACGTTCAAATTTGCGCTGAGCTTCCGATGACCGGCGATGGATACCGATGAGCGAGCTTCTGCTGATTACCGACGACGTCGCTCGCGGCGAGCGTCTGTCCCGGGATCTCGGCGCGCGCGGGCGGTGTCAGGTTCACGACCTGTACGACGACGCAGTGCCAGCCATAGCTCCTGCTCTGATCGTCAGCGATGTCGGGGGGCTCACCTCCGCCGCTATCGTTCGCCTGCGCCGCATCCTGGCTCAGCTCCGAGGTGAGGGCGTCCCATACCTCTTCCTCGTTCACGGTAATGCCGCCCGTGCAGAGGCTCAGGCTCAGGTTCTGGGCGCTACAGCCACGGCCGGGGTGCGACAGATGCTCGAAGCCGTGGACCGCCTGCAGGGAACATCGATCCCAGTGCTCGCACGAACCCGAGCCGTCGAAGCTCGACAGTTCTTCCAGCACGCGCTGTTCTCCAGTCGATCGATCACGCCCGCTACGGCCGATATCGGCACCGACCTGGTCGTGCGTGCCGTCGGTGACATCGGCATCCACGACTGGGTCCGAGCGGTTCAGCAGTTCGACGATGCCACGCACCAACACTGCCTGTTGGTCGCCGCCCTCGCCGCGGCGTTCTCAGGGGCACTCGGCTTACGCCCAGCTGATCGCCATCGCCTGACGCGGGCCGCCCTGCTGCACGATGTCGGCAAGATCCACATCCCCGTCGAGATCCTGAATAAACCGGGCCAGCTCACTCATTCGGAGATGGCGGTGATGCGAACGCATGCGCAGCGCGGTCATGCCATGCTCGTGGCCGCCGGCTTCAGCGACGAACTGCTCGCGGCTGTCCGCTCCCACCACGAGATGATCGATGGGAGCGGTTACCCCGATAGCCTCCGGGGATGGGAGATCCCGGACTTCGTGCGCTTGGTGACGGTCTGCGACGTCTACGGGGCGCTGATCGAGCTGCGTCCGTACCGGCCAGCAATGTCAGGCCAGAAGGCCTATGGTCTTCTGCAGAGCATGACCGGGCAATTGGACGACGATCTCATCCGAGCGTTCCAGCCCGTGGCTACAGCGTTCAGGCCCGTAGCCTAAACGAATGCGTGAGCGCCGCGCGCCGTGGAGGTCAGCAGCTACTGTACGTGTAGGGTAAGCTTCATCTTCGGGTGGATGCCGCACTGGATGATGAAGTCCCCGGGCTGCTTCAGTGTCAGCGTGGCCTGCTTGCCCGGCTCTTGGTCGCCGGCATCGAACGCGAACCGATCGGCCTCGATGAAGGCGTGATGCACCGCGCTGTCGTCGCCGTTGACCAGGGTAATGGTGTCGCCCTTGTGTAGGAACAGGTCAGTGGGATCGTAGTGCCGCCCCTTCTGCAGCACGATCCTGATAGTGCTGGACAGGTCTGCGCGAGCCGATCCCGCCGCGGCGAGCGCGATAGCCAAGACGACGACGGACATACCGGTTCTATAAGCGCGCATAATCTGCCTCGTATTGCGGCACGACGCTGGCACGTGAGGTGGTGAGAGAGCGGCCGGGCAATGCGTAAAATTCAATCCATCTGCTGAGCTGGTCGAACGGCTCGTAGGCCTGACGCTGCTCTGGAAGGTGGGACCTTCACCTTGCCCTACGTTCTTAATTTGGGCCGACGTCTGCTTCTTGCTGCGGCGAGATCCCAAGCGCCGACCTGAACGCCTTCGTGTTTTGAATTCACGGTCAGCGTCACTATTAACCATCGCGCAACATAGGTTAACAATTCATTGGCGCGAAGCTTAGCTTTGTGAGGAAATACGTAGGCGGGGCGGTGCCCGCCACGTCTTTCGAGGTCATCATGGTTCGGGTCTCGGCGCTCAGGCTCACGCGTCGCCTGGGTACGCGCGCGCTGGCAAGCCTCGCAGCCCCACCCTTGGCCCTCCTCGCCGGTACGAGCTCCGCCAGCGCTCACGTGAAATGGTTCTGCGCCTACGACGTCGCCGGGCAGCCGCGCGGCCTCGAGCAGGTGCTGTGCGCTGACTTCGAGTGGCTCGCTGGTCTGGCCATCTTGTGCCTAATGTTTGGGTGCCTGGCCGAGGGCACGCCGCTGGGCGGCGCCTTGCTCAACGCGCTGGATCGTGTGACCTCCCGGGTCCGAACCGACACCGAGCTGCTGGTCCGCGCCACGCTGGGCTTCTTCTTCGTCTCGCTGTGGGGGATGGGTGGTATCATCCTCACCCCGGAGCTCAAGACTGACATCGCCTGGATCCCGTGGTTCCAGCTCGCGCTGGCCGCCTGCCTGATCTGGCGCCGGACCATGCCGCTCACCGGCCTGGGCATCGTCTTCCTATTCAGCTTCGCCACCGCGCAGTACGGCGTGTTCCACCTCGCCGACTACCCGGTGTTCCTCGGGGTGGCGGTCTACCTCGTCTGCCAAGGTCTCAACCTGAAGCCCTTCGGCCTGCGTCCGCTCGACATCGTGCGCTGGACCGCCGCCATCACGCTGATGTGGGCCTCGGTCGAGAAGTGGGCCTACCCGCAGTGGACCGATCCGCTGCTCGCTGCCAAGCCACAGATGACCATGGGCGCGACGCCCGAGTTGTTCATGCAGGCGGCCGGCGTCATCGAGTTCACCCTGGCCTTCGCGCTGCTCTGGACCCCGCTGGTGCGACGCGCCGCGGCGATCATCCTGGCCGCGATCTTCGTCTCGGCGGTGTTCGAGTTCGGCAAGGTCGACGCGATCGGGCATTCCGGGATCATCGTGGTGCTGCTCGGCATCGCCGCCGACGACGTGCGCACCGCGGTGCGGGTCCGCGACATCACGTGGGCGCCGGCCTACTACGGTGGTGCGCTCGCAACCTTCCTGGCGCTGTACTACGTCGGCCACGAGGCCCTGTACGAAGGCGTCGCCGGCCTGCCGGTGATCTGAGGCGGGGTCGGCGGGTGGATCTCAGCGGTGATCCGCCTACCGAACGCGGACGGCGAGTCTCATCTTCGGATGAACGCCGCACAGGACGGTGAAGTCGCCTTCCTGCGGGAAGGTAATTACGGTCCTGGCCCCAGGTTCGATATCGCCGGAGTCGAACGCGAACTCCTCGGTGTCGACGTAGGCATGGTGGACGAAGTTGGCATCGTCGTTGATGATGGTGATGTGCTCACCGATACGCAGAGCCACGTCCCGCGGTCCGAACTGCTTACCTTTCTGCGATATAAGGTGGTCCGGGTCCGGCAAGCCAGCGATAGCGTGACCGGCTATGGTCAGGGAAGCTGCGGCACACACCAGAAATGTCGGAAACAATTTCCAGTTGTTATTCAGCACTGGCGCCACCATAGATTTACCAATCGTCTGAATGAATATTGAATTTAAATCGTTAACGCCAGCCAAAAATATTCCATATCCTCGGTTTTATAACGAGGATGTGATCCGACTGGGCGCAGACCTGGAGAAAACGGCGGCGCGCGCGTCCGCGAGTTCTGCTGTTGACGAGGCCTACGCCGACGAGTCCCGACCCAGCACCTTGTCGACGCGGTAACTATGTCAGTTCTACGCTCGACATCCCGGATGCGAGCGGCGGGTGCCAAATAGGCGATGACGTAGCGGCAATCCTGCTCACCCTTAAGGCTAAGAACGCCGAGCTACGCAAGCAACTGGCGATGGCGCAGAACATGCTCATGGAGACCGTGATCGACGCCGGCAATCTGCATGACAGGCAAGCCCGGTTCCAGTCGATCTCACCCACTGCGTGCAGGCGCTCCAGAAGCACGCGATGCAGGCGGCTCCACGTACGCCTGCGGTGAAGGCCGCGGTCGTGCTTCCGATGGGGTGTCAGGCGGCAATCTGCCTGGGCTGATGTTGGGTCCAGTTCCACGGCAACAGATCGTCGATGCGTAGAGCCGGATGGTCAGGCAGGCGGTTGAGGACGTCGGCGAGCCAGACCTGCGGATCGATGCCGTTGAGCTTGGCGGTCTCGATCAGCGTGTAGAGGGCCGCGGCGCGATGGCCGCCCGCATCCGAGCCGGCGAAGGTTCAGTTGCGGCCTACCGCGATGGGCCGGATCGCGCGTTCGGCGGCGTTGTTTGAGAGGCAAACGCGCCCGTCGTCGAGGAAGAGGATGAAGGCGCTCCAGCGCTTGAGCATGTAGTCGATCGCTCGCGCCACCGGAGCCTTGGCCGAGAGCTTGGCGCGGTTGGCCAGCAGCCACGCCTTCAACTCGGCGACGAGGGCGGCCGAGCGGGCGCTTCGATGCGCACGGCGCTCGTCCGGTCCCAGGCCGTTGATGGTGCGCTCGACCGCGAAGATCGCGTCGATCCGCGCCACCGCCTCGATGGCGATCGGAGCCTTCCTCAGGTCAGCCAGCTCGAAGAACTTGCGCCGGGCATGCGCCCAGCAGGCCGCCTCGCGGAGCGGGCCTGGTTTGCGACCGGGCTCGTACAGCCGACCGAACCCGGAGAAGGCATCCGCCTGCACGAGGCCGTGGAAGTCGCCCAGCCAGGTCTCGGCATGCGCGCCAGAGCGGTCGGGGGAGTAGAAGTAAGCCACAGCCGGTGGTTCGGGACCACCGAAGGGACGGTCGTCACGCACCACCGTCCAGAGCCGCCCCGTGCAGGTCTTGCCCTTGGCCAGGACCGGTACGGGCGTGTCGTCGAGATGCAGGCGCTCAGCTCTTCGAACATGAGCCTCGATCCGGGCGACCAGGGGCGACAGGGCGCGCGTCACCGCTCCGACCCAGCCGGCCAGCGTCGAGACGTCGATCGGCACGCCCTCGTGGGCAAAGCGCTGGCTCTGGCGATGCAGCGGCAGGTGCAGGCCGAACTTGGCCATCATCACCTCGGCGAGAAGGTTTGGGCCCGCTCGTCCGCGGGGGATCGGGTGGAAGGGGGCCGAGGTCTGCGCGATCGTCTCGCAATCGCTGCACGAGAAGCGCTCGCGCACGTGCTGGATCACGGCCCAGCGCGCGGGGATCCGCTCCAGGGTCTCGGTGACGTCCTCGCCGAGGGGGCGAAGGCGCGTCCCACCGCAACAGGCGCAGGTCGTCGGGCCGGGATGGACGATGCGCTCGCGCGGCAGGTGCTCGGGGAGAGGCCGGCGGGCGGGCTTGCGCCTTGAGGAAGCTGCACCGGAGAGCGCTTCGGGCTCGGCAGCCGCCTGCGCTTGGGTCTCGGCCAGCGTCTCCTCCAGATCCTCCAGGACGAGTTCGAGCTGGTCGATCCGGGCGCTGCGCTCCGAGGAGGTCCCGAACCGTTCTCGCCGCAGCCGGGCGACCTCCAGCTTCAGCCGTTCAACCGCGATCTCCGAGGCGAGCCGGGCCGCCCGCTCGGCCAGGATCATGGCATGGGCGGCGGCAAGG encodes:
- a CDS encoding HD domain-containing phosphohydrolase, which encodes MSELLLITDDVARGERLSRDLGARGRCQVHDLYDDAVPAIAPALIVSDVGGLTSAAIVRLRRILAQLRGEGVPYLFLVHGNAARAEAQAQVLGATATAGVRQMLEAVDRLQGTSIPVLARTRAVEARQFFQHALFSSRSITPATADIGTDLVVRAVGDIGIHDWVRAVQQFDDATHQHCLLVAALAAAFSGALGLRPADRHRLTRAALLHDVGKIHIPVEILNKPGQLTHSEMAVMRTHAQRGHAMLVAAGFSDELLAAVRSHHEMIDGSGYPDSLRGWEIPDFVRLVTVCDVYGALIELRPYRPAMSGQKAYGLLQSMTGQLDDDLIRAFQPVATAFRPVA
- a CDS encoding cupredoxin domain-containing protein, producing the protein MSVVVLAIALAAAGSARADLSSTIRIVLQKGRHYDPTDLFLHKGDTITLVNGDDSAVHHAFIEADRFAFDAGDQEPGKQATLTLKQPGDFIIQCGIHPKMKLTLHVQ
- a CDS encoding methylamine utilization protein translates to MAGVNDLNSIFIQTIGKSMVAPVLNNNWKLFPTFLVCAAASLTIAGHAIAGLPDPDHLISQKGKQFGPRDVALRIGEHITIINDDANFVHHAYVDTEEFAFDSGDIEPGARTVITFPQEGDFTVLCGVHPKMRLAVRVR